The sequence TCTTTACAACTGGTAGTATGAAAGAATCAATCATGGTTTTAAAGCATGACTTTTATCTcgtgtctgaaaaaaataatgttttggaataaaatgactacagcaaaaaaaaaagtaaggtaAGTAAGTAGTAAGGTTTGCTTTGAGCTGTGAGGCTCTTTGCTTAGGAGTGTGTGGTAGAAAAGGGTTTACCATCAGAGTAAAAGCCACGTCTCACTGATTCGAAATTATTTCAACTACCCTACATTTAAATTATACTACATCAAAAAACTTTTATTCAAATTATTATCTAAACGACTTTGCCCGACCTTCTTTATGTATTCgtttactttgaaaaacatttatgaAGTCATCAAGGCCAGACATGCAGTGTGTCCCAGAGCTCATTGAACATTCATTACTTCACCTTCTCTTTGACACTGAGCAAAATTAACTAACATCATGAGTGGACATCAcctgagtgaggaggagaaagtcTGAAGGAATGTCtcaaaaataacacaattaCTCTTCGGCAGGCCGAGTGTTTGAGACTGAAAGATGAGAAAAGCGACTAATGAAAATGATAAACAATCACAATGAGCTCAGGGCAAGATGAGCTCCTCAGGTGTTCATCATCGCTCTGTTGCTACCTCTGTCCTTGAAGATCAATGTCACTCAAGTCCACTTGAGTTTTCTCAGTAACGATGCTCGAGACGACAACCTGAAGAGGAAGTGCCAAAGGGAAGACAATGAATCTTGAATCACAGCTACTAAGCACAGCTATTGTGTAAAATCCAGGAGGGTCATGAGAATATTTTAGGTATTGTTTTCTCCCCAGATCTCTAAAGCCTTGAAAGCCTTATTGGGagtaaagaaaaccaaaaaaaaaaccaacaacattaATAGActtcaataatgaaaatattgcAGTGTGAACCAAGTATGAGCACTTCAATGGATTTTTAAATCCTACAAGCATATCTTCTTCCTTTGTCCTTTTGATCCTGGGAGGAGTGTGAGGTTGCAAAAAAATCTCCCCCTCATCAGCTGTGCTGTTCGGCGGATGTAAAATTTTATGAGaaagggttcagaaaaaaaaaaaaggaagaaataacAATGCCAACATGGCACTTGGGAAAACTGCGAGGCTTGGTGCTTTTTAATCCGACTGATAAATGGAGAAATATCtggtctttctgtctgtccatcgATTTTCTTGACAACAGCTCATCCGATCGTCTTCAAACTTTGCCTGCGTGTTGTTGGCTGAACAGATGTCGAAACCCTAACCACTAACCCTCACctccatttattttaaactgttttcagtcttctcatctaactcaagCATATTGTTCAAAATCTCAAacaatttctttaattttttattgTGAGTAAACACGCCCTGTCTTCAGTATGCAACTGAAAAAGCCACCTGGTTTTCAAATGCTTAACTTGAAGTTATCAGTGACCAttgaaatgtgacactgaatgtTCGGCAAACCTGGCATGGACAAAATATAACGCAACATAAtgcaatatatttttaaaaaatgtctatCCTTTCAGCAACTGTTTATTGTGCTTTAGTCTGCTTCCCTCCTCACTAGGATCCCATCCTGTGGCAACACAGTTAGATGTTTCATTTTAGATAAGAGACAATTATTGTAGCACATCACACATACTAATACTATCAGCAGAAATCTCAAACTGCGCCACAGAATGCAATCCAGATAACCGTGTCCCTGTGCCCTTGGTATTTAatgacatttctttctgtccagGAAGATAGAGAGAATCACTCAGAGCGGGCCTATGGAAATATTtgactgttttctgtcattttgaacTGGGCCAGTGCTATTAAACTGGGCCAGTGGTTCATCTAGCaagcacacatttacagtactAAAGCTAATCAGAAAACCCTCGTTGTTATGACAACCACACCTTTTGCAGGCTAGGTTTTTGGACACATTACCTCAAGACACAACAAAAATTACTGGAACaaaatgtgaacatgtgaaAGGTTTGTGGctgcgttgtttttttttttcagggcccATTTCCTTTATTCTGCAAATCTCCTCCTCAAAACACAGTCGATTTAAGTCCAGCTCTCACACCATTATGATTCACAGAGGCCAAGTATGAAATGAGTTGCTTTTTTGACAGAACACATCTTGACTGACAGCTCAACAAATGAGAAATCATTTACTGAGAACAGAGTGGCCTCCTGCTTTTGGCAGAGATGCTGCGTGTCTTTGAGGcgagtgtgtgcctgtgtgtgtgtgtgtgttcaaatggCTTTAAAAGCTGATTTAATGTAAGGTCTTAGGCAGCAAAACCATAATAGCAGGTCTACCAGCCTCAAGGCCAGTTTACACTATTTCCAGTGTAAAAATCTGTACAtggttgtagttttttttaaatgtttacatcaagGGTCAGATTAAGAGAACAGGCCATTGACAGTGTAACACAGAGAAACCTTCAGAAACAATATTACttcattagtgttttttttttttagtattttaaaaAGAGCCCTGTTAAGATTCAAAAGGAATCTCATACTTTATTTCTTGCTTGGATTTGCTAATTGGTCATGTATGTACATTCAGAGTGACAGATAAAGACCTACTTGTTATTCAGTGGAAGAGTTTGTGAAGTGATATTGTGTAACTTTTGCTGAAAAGCAACCACTGGGCCACAAGTGACAATTACAAGATAATGGTAAATGCTAAAACATGATGTAATGGTAGCACGAGAAAAGAATGAAGTCAGTTGTTATTAAGTCAATCGACACACTGATTGTCAGTTGCTTCATTAAGATTAGCTAATATTTGCCACTAACATAAGCTACTGGCCGTACCAGACCAAAACATGTTGTAACCTCTTTGTGTGTTGCTCATTGTTTCTTCTTCCTTTATTGGAAAGAATGAAGAATGTGTTATTTCTTCTCTTGAGTTACATAAAGGGCACCTCCATTCGCCTGATTTCATGTGCATTTGTAAACTGTGCAAATGCGATCAGAGCAAAATTTACTGGAAACATACTGAGAAAATACATCACAACATGCACAAAGCATGAAACGCAAACTTCCACTAAACTGGATGGACAAAAAAATAgcagcagacaaaaacatcagaaacGTATGGTCCCTTCAGGAGACTTTAACCTTCCTCAAATTAATACATGACAAAAAAACTCCATAAATGCCAtatttccctcttcttctgcagtggcTTGGAACCCGATTGGAGAATTACTCCATGCACCCAACTGAATTAGTCAGAGCACCCTAATTCTCCTAATATTCGCACGGCAGCAGGTAATGGAAAAATGCcttaatttacattttcttttgctgattttctggaAAGTTATTTAAAATTTGTGCTTCTCAAATTTCTCATAAAGCTGCTCCAAAAACCCTTCCAAAACCTTTACAGATTCAGACCACGTCCCATGCATGGATGCCATTTATTACACAGTTTCTTCAGCTAATAGACTTAAAACCTCAAAGAGCTTGAAGCACCTCTATTAAAAGGGCACCGTTCATCACAACAAAGTGAACTTCTGTATTAACCCAGAGGAACCCCGCTCTAAAACGAGCTGTAGAACAATCCGGCGAGCACAAATGAAGCACACCACTACTGTGTAATTCCTCGAAGACAGCTTTTTCCTCACTTTGGCAGTTTTGGCTTTTTGTAAAGTCAGTCTACATACTGTGCACGTTcatatgcacatacagacaggtatacatacaaatacaaacactgactgaGTACTACATTTCTTTGAGTCATTAAATTCTGCTTAGTCCAAAGTTAGTCCCTTGCTGCACtagaaaaataactttaatgtcaaaatagttgcagattaattttatGTCAGTTTATCGATCTCTTAATCCACTAATCGCTTTGGCTGAATGAATGTGGTAATTTATCTTAATTAAGAGATATTGAATACATGTAAATGAATGGCCTTGCATGCATTCAGGAAACCAGTTGGtgatgtctttgtgtgttgggATTCAAGCATGATGCTGCCATCTACTGGTTGGAAatgtttactgctgctgtttctgctgtcagATCATTTCAGGTACCAACAAACGAACACTGTAGACTGTTCTTTCATTGCACAAAATGTGGCCGAAGATTGAGATTCAGACACTGGTTAGTAACTGACGAAGCTTTTTGAATAGCACCGCTGACAGAAATGTCTCTCTTTGATCAAGATCAGTGCATTTAGTCCAGGCTTAAGATTCTGCCAAGCAACAAAGTCACTGTCATTTAAGTCAGAACCTATTAATCTATCACTCAGGCACGACAATTTCAGAAAACATGAGAGGCAGGCTGGCACAGGAGTACTGAGCACTGGCCTTGACCAGAAGTCATGGACACGCCCTGACATAACTGAGTCAgctgtcaaacaaaaacattatgcacataaaaaaaattatatttagcAAACTAACATATTCAtagattattatcattattatcaaaGTCGACAAATTTAAATAATCTTGAGTAATATATATAGTAAAggaaacaatataaaatacatctttaaaaataaacatgttttttttctgattctaaTTTGTGTGTCTTATATTTGGGCCAACGCAGTCTCCTCCCAGTCTGTGGGCATTCAACTGCCAACAGACTTAAAAACATGTCCTCCAATGCCAAACCACACACGGCAAAACAACTCAAAACAAAGTGAATCTTGCAtgttatttattactttttttaaatttacaagttattctcacatttcatttaaaaaaggcTAACAACTCTCTGGTGTTACAGGTATCAATACACAATGAATGCAAACAACTGCATTTGTTGCACAGTTCAGAAACATCTCCAGATGTGTAGCCTATTAAGTCATGACCTCCGTCAACAAGCAAAGTCTTGATCTTTCCTTATAACTGTGTCCATGTCCCTAAAGAGAAGAACAAAATGCTGTTGTCTAAATTGCAATAAGACAAAAAGATTAATCGCTCTGCCTTTTGCAATTTCAgcattaataataatttgtgtctctcataatgatgatgaatgtCGAGGGAAATGACAGGAGTAGAAAAGTAAACAACTGTCTATACATCTGCGTGCGTGTGCATATATGTATGtactatatacacacatacacatacatcaCGTAAAACACGCTCAATTAGAGAAAATGGCAAACAACTTCAATATCATCCCtcaaaaaaaagataatttaagACAGAATTCAATCAACTGAGACAGAGGTCAAAGGGGAAGAGGGAGGTAGATAGATACACggggggagagacagaaaagaagtaGTGAGGGATCTTGGTAATTCCCTCTAGCTTATgattcttttaaaaaatgttcatttaatCAAAGAGGATTCAGATAATCTCATCTGTAATCTCAGTTTAAGTGCAGGAGTGGCGAGTGGCTCTgctctctcctgcctctctgGGTTTTAGCTACGTGCTGTCCTTAAAACAATGTTCAGGGCTCGCTCTCTAAGTTCATTGTTTTGTACTTGCTAATTTCCGCCACCGCAACACTGGCCACTGCGGCCCTGAGGGGCAGCTTCTTGTAGATCCACTCCCGTCCGGTTCCGTCCACCTGGTCCAGCTCCACCCTGAGCATCGTTCTTCGGTAGCTTCTTTGCTACAGGGAAAAGTTAAACCTCAAGATTGTTGTTGCAATGCAAGTAGGAGAGCAGGACTCTGAACAGGCTGATTACAATGATAAgagcaatgaaaataaaaaccaccTAACCAGTAACTATTTTATTCTGGTGAAGTGAGGAACATTGTATCATTGTATCATTTTTTGAAATTTGTAATTTTACTTTGCTGCAGAAGTAAGTGGGTGGTAAACTGAAGTGCTGCCTAAAATATCAATCTGTGGGAGGGTTAGGAAGGACAATTGGCTCATCAGGATAACACACTTACCAATAGCCATGAAAATTTCATTGACATTCATGGCAGTCTTGGCTGAGGTCTCCATGAAGAGTAGACTGTTGTCATCAGCATACGCTTGTGCCTCCTGAGAACAGTAGTTGGTCAGCACAGTTTAACACAATttcataatataataaattCTGTTATAAATAATTCTGTTGTTAAACTGATTCACATTTATGCATTTTCATACCTGAAGCTCTATGGCTCTCTTGTTTGCGATGTCCGCCTTGTTGCCTGCCAGAGCGATTACTATGTTGGGACTGGcttgtctctgcagctccttcacCCAGTTTTTTGCTCGGGCGAAAGTATCCTAATCAGCCGAGACACTTTATTAATATTGCATTCACATGACAACTACGTTTAACTTTGGGggaacattttcacttttcagcatGTACACATCTTAGTTGACCAGCACCTGACCTGAAGACATtacctaaaaacacacacacaagtttaaTTTTAGAGTAGTAAAACTAAAGGTCATTATGAAACTGCTACTTGAGCAAAAACCCATCTGAGTTTATTGTATTGTTATTGACTGACAAGACTCTGTCCCCCCTATTGATATCGCACAGCTGAAACCTACTGTGTTGGTAATATCGTAGACCACGATGGCCGCCTGTGCTCCTCTGTAGTACATCGGAGCCAGGCTGTGGTAGCGCTCTTGACCCGCTGTGTCCCAGATCTCAAACTTCACAGTGGTGTCATCCAGACAGACAGTCTGAGTGAGGAAGGCAGCTGAGGAAAGCAGGTTAATGAAGATGAGTGGAATGATAAAATATTAGGACCATGCAACTTTCCAAAAATAAGTAAGTGAGTAAGCACTTAAAGGCTGTGGATCCCTTCAAATTAGCCTGAACACAACCTCTATGCActtcacaacaacacaaacacattactgCCAGTTAAACCTGctgaaataaagtttattaaatGAAGCATGCCACTTGTTTTGTGCATGGAAGCATATGCGTGATATTTTAATCTCAACTTGGAGGTGCATTCTATTAATAATAGTACAGATACAtgtcacacacaaccacacaatctACCTACTGAgagccacaaaaaaaacaacatttactCTTTCAAAAGTCTAGAAACATGTTTGTCTCCTACCTCCAATGGTGCTCTCCTGGAACTCGTGGAACTGGCCTTTGACAAAGCGCAGCACTAAGCTGGACTTGCCCACCGCTGACTCACCCAGCAGCACCAGTTTGAACTGGCAgattttgtttgctgctgcGGCACCATTAGGCCTGGTTGGTCCTCCACCGCGCCCAGCCATtggcagagaaagagactgtTAAGGATGGAGAAGGCCTGAGATGGGATGAAACTACTAGCTAACAGGGTGTAAGGACAGGAGCCGACTCTGTACACGCAGGCACTGATGGTGAGTGAGGTCAGGGATAAGTCTTCTGATGGGAATGACCGGACTGGGCAGACAAAGGTGGAGTGACCGGATTTACcttgaaaaataaagacaagaaaaaaaaaaaaaatcagtagaTCTACTAATAAATTCTTCATGTAAAACCAAATAAGTATTTGATCAAAGGAATAGTCACCTAAAAGTACAATACTGTCAAATAGTCAACTAATAAAATGTCAACAACTGGAAAACGATCATCTCCCCGAGCTCAAACTGAAATCTTCAAATGACTTCTTTTGCTTGAACACTATATTAAttaattgcacacacacacacagataaaccttAAGATATTCAATATATGACACAGTAAATCAGCAAAGTGTCtgaaactgaaagaaacaaTCTCAACGATCAATTGACAAAATAGTTGCAGGTTAATTTTTGTCTGATTAATCGACTAACCACTGCAGCTATGAAATTAAATGATATGTTTGATATCTCTACAAAATCACTGTCTAGGCCGTTGTACTAATAATTTCAATATGCAGCTAAAATCTTAGTGTTTTATGAGCAGCCTCTTGCACAATACTGACGGTGCACAGGTGTTTACGAGAGACAagacattttaaagtgtttaaaagTTTCAACACACAGCCTTCAACTCATCTTTTATAGTCAACATCACATGATAATAAACAAAGTCTATATTTTCGCAATCTTAATTTGCATCACAACAACGACTCTTTCCAAACATAGCGATTATAAGACAGTGTTAACCTGCGTTTCTTAACTTTTAACCGTGTAAccggacaaaaacaaaaccaacagtaAGTTAGCTCCGAGGCTAATGCTAACAGCTATGCTAACATGGGctaacaaggaaaaaaaacactaaaaataaacaaataacacactggCGTTCTTACCAGCAACGGAAAACAACCTCCACACCGCCCTGCGACCTGTGACTTATAGCAGTGTCGTTCCTCTTTATCAATGTGGTATCCTTTTctgccactttcagcttcaGTAAATTATTCGCTTCCGCCTTGTGTAACCAACATACTTCCTGGATTCATCTGTCATGTGATGCAATATTCCAACCAAtcaaatgagaggagagaattCCGTCACAAGAAGCCACCTAACTGCCACTCTAAGgagcttgtctgtctgtgtgtttatattgtaaTATAAAAATAGGACtgttcaaaacataaaagaagaaCAACGTTGAAATGATTATAAGGATACTTAGGTGGCAAACACCACAGCATACATTTACACTGCATGATAAAGCTGAACCagcacacagtgaaataaacgCAATGGATTTTCCTTCTCTGGTTTCAGCATCTTATCAACCACGAGGTGGCGcaatgtgacagagaaagagaaaactcaGCAGGACTTGCATGTCATCAACAGTCATGCGATTATTGTTTAATGTACAGCCCTCAGCTAACgtcacctttttatttttcaccaaacaaaaaaatgtcctaaaacaccaaaaccaagagataaaaactgaaaatatgaaatataaaaagtgaaaaaggtCAAAAGTTGCAACTGATTGATCTTGCTGGCTTTGCAGTATACACTACATGACAGTGGATTATGTATTCATTGGAGGATATGTGTGTTGCatgttcatttatgttttgCACAGATCGTTCCTGCAGCAAGAGGCAGATGATATAAAGCAAATGATTGAAAACGCATCCATGTGATTTCTtgcctcctctttcttttcctttctccaaGCATAGATGTGGACACATTCCgagtaaataaacaacaaagaatCAAAAACCCAGCTGGTGTTGGCCAATTACACAATCAGATGAAAAATGCAGttatttttaggaaatttttaaaaaaatctatcttGGCGACAGTATCCcgtttcctctctccttccctgcaTGGCACAGAGTCCTGGGGACCTGAAGCAGTGTGATAAAATGAAATTGTACTTATTTATGGACTATTTTACTGGACTCATTACATCATATCCAGTCTAGCAACTCATTTTATTACACTTTTAATGCTGGTTTTTACGATTCAACCCACCATAATCCTGTTGTTGAGTTATACTGAgctatattttacatttcttttgcACCTTGTGTAAATGCACAAtacatgtacagacacacatagacatgcACACAGTTGTTAGAGCTGTTAATAAAGACACATAATGAAGAATGATTCTGCATCATACACTGATTTGATTTCATGCAGCCCTTGGAGTAGCTGGGACCTGttaaaacatggaaaaacatgAAGGTTCATTAGGAAAagtattgttttattatttttattttttatcattatcattattattattgttgttcttgttgCTGGATGGCTATTTTATTGATACTGAGGCACTTACTGGATCCAGCAAAAATGATGACGCTGGTACAGGTATCACCTGGAGAATGGCAGGTCTCCTCAGAGCTTGAACAGCTTCTCGGGCCTCCACAGTTACATCTCAAGGCTTCAcctggaaaagggaaaaaaaaattgctcacTATCTTGAACAACCTGACTCTgcaatttcagtttcatttaggTAAAACAGAtggcaggtgtgcaggtgaacTCACCCTGGCTGACAACCAACACGATCAAAAGAGCAAGAGCATCTGCATTAAAAATAGGTGAAAGCGTGAGAAGATCAGACAACACATTTTCCTAATTCAACTTTTATGATGCACAGATTAAGATTAAGAATATCCCACCTGATGAATTGTCCTGCTGGAGCATTGATACACTAGCTTCCCTTTTATACAGTCTTGTGTAATTGTTACATTACTGTTGTTTGAGTATTATTACCTCTGAAATTGTCATTTATGTTTTCCTCGCAGAGTGACTTATGCCAAGAATACACACTCTTACGCAACTGACTTACCAGAAATACTACCAAGACTACCAGTTCTCTGACCTATTTCTTGTACAATCAAATGTTGTAATAATccaggagaaagaagaaataaggAGTGAATCAGTACAACAGGCTGCACTTAAATGCTTGGTTTTTGGTTCACAGCAGACAAACTGTGCTGTTGACAGGAGAGACCTGTTGAAACTGAGCCAGTGGGCATGAAACAAactcaaaaataaacatgaatcaTGACTGCTCTTTGGAGTTTAGTTGTGTGTGTCCTGAAGCCTTGAaagcaaaaaatgaaaatgcacaaaTAAAATTCTCATTGCTGTAAAATCACATTGCATACACTCCAACTATGATCACAAATCTTGACACTGATGAACCTGCTGCTCAGTTTGCAGACTTGTCCACAAATTCTCCTCTtgacaaacacatgaaatatactgtacatttgctTATGTAATCAGATTGAGGGACAACACAGACCAgcccaaattaaaaaaaaaaaaaaaggagaaagcagCCTTCACCAAAAACTCATTCACAGCCATTAatgagagaaacagcagcagcaaatccTCTTTTCTTTTAAGAAAGCCGGCTGGTGACTGTCTGAGTTATTCTGTTCTCTCCAGAGATGATAATCAACTCACTGACAGTTTCtactttacagtaaataaatgtttgttttcgtTCTTCTTTTTGGGATGTATTCAAAGTGTATTTAAGGGATcgttattaaattaaatcaaagaaaacattCATTATCAATTTGATGGAAGCTCTGATCAAGATTTTGCAAAACTACTGTTTTCACTGTCAATTAGCTGCTGTGCTTTAATCACAAGTACAAAACCTAAAAACACTTAACTCAAGGTACGGACAATGATCAGACAcaacttcacttcacttcacttcttcACCTTAACGCTGTTCTTCTACTTTCTTCCAAAGTTACACTAAACTGACCAAACGTTCCTTTTTAAAGCTGAAGATATTTCAGCTGAGTTTCACTGAAAGCGTGTTAAACTACATGTCAGCCTTAACAGTCGTTCTCATGACATGCCAGTTACTGtgacatgtttctttttctgaataaaatacataaattgtGATAACAGTGACACCACAGTAAAGGACACAGTGAGAAATTTTCTGCATACTTTATTTTGTCAGTCAAGGAGAAATCattcaaaaataataaagttCCTGAATACTCTGAATATTTTATGAGTATCATGAATTAATGTCCATTTCCCGGGAGCCATTCATATTTTGTAAATTAATGACAGTATTAAA comes from Toxotes jaculatrix isolate fToxJac2 chromosome 21, fToxJac2.pri, whole genome shotgun sequence and encodes:
- the LOC121175494 gene encoding ras-related protein Rab-5C-like, with product MAGRGGGPTRPNGAAAANKICQFKLVLLGESAVGKSSLVLRFVKGQFHEFQESTIGAAFLTQTVCLDDTTVKFEIWDTAGQERYHSLAPMYYRGAQAAIVVYDITNTDTFARAKNWVKELQRQASPNIVIALAGNKADIANKRAIELQEAQAYADDNSLLFMETSAKTAMNVNEIFMAIAKKLPKNDAQGGAGPGGRNRTGVDLQEAAPQGRSGQCCGGGN